A region of Lepus europaeus isolate LE1 chromosome 2, mLepTim1.pri, whole genome shotgun sequence DNA encodes the following proteins:
- the PIGZ gene encoding GPI mannosyltransferase 4 yields MAARGLWGGLSLLRVLWCLLPQTGYVHPDEFFQSPEVMAEDILGLQATRPWEFYPSSSCRTVVFPLLTSGSTFWLLRLWEELGLRPGRVSGYALLVGPRLLLTALSFALDGAVYHLAPLWGADRWNALVLLSGSYVILVFYTRTFSNAIEGLLFTCLLMLVSPQAARSHTPKMPAPGPRWHSWLLGSIVAAGFFNRPTFLAFALVPLFLWGSRGAMNPGFKSLIWEALLLLPGMALTAVVFVASDSWYFSSLSGSSTLVLTPVNFLHYNLDPHNLAKHGTHARLTHLAVNGFLLFGVLHAQALWSAWQQLQVCLQAFAQVGLRRRLGAHGSLSSPRSSLLLLYFTPLALLSAFSHQEARFLIPLLVPVVLLCSPRTQPVPWKGALVLFNVLGALFFGCLHQGGLVPSLRYLEQVVHTPVLPSMPTHYTLLFTHTYMPPQHLLHLPSLGSPVKVVDMGGTEDWVLCQALNNLTRQPACQGAGGPWLCRLFVVTPGTTRRAVEKCSFPLKNETLIFPHLTLEDPPALSSLLSGAWRDHLSLHIVELGEKPDNTAEQPLPRIRP; encoded by the exons AtggcagccagggggctctgggGCGGCCTCAGCCTGCTCCGAGTGCTATGGTGTCTCCTCCCGCAGACAGGCTACGTGCACCCTGATGAGTTCTTCCAGTCACCTGAGGTCATGGCAG aggACATCCTGGGCTTACAGGCCACACGGCCCTGGGAGTTTTACCCCAGCAGCTCCTGCCGGACAGTGGTCTTCCCACTGCTGACTTCTGGTTCTACCTTCTGGCTGCTCAGGCTCTGGGAAGAGCTGGGGCTCCGGCCTGGCCGGGTGAGTGGCTATGCACTCCTGGTGGGGCCCCGGCTCCTTCTCACTGCCCTCTCCTTTGCCTTGGACGGGGCCGTGTACCACCTGGCCCCACTGTGGGGGGCAGATCGTTGGAACGCCCTTGTCCTGCTGTCTGGTTCCTACGTCATCCTGGTCTTCTACACAAGGACTTTCTCCAATGCCATCGAGGGACTGCTCTTCACGTGCCTGCTGATGCTGGTGTCCCCCCAGGCAGCACGGAGCCACACACCCAAGATGCCTGCTCCAGGTCCTCGGTGGCACAGCTGGCTTCTTGGCAGCATCGTGGCTGCTGGCTTCTTCAACCGGCCCACCTTTCTGGCATTTGCTCTGGTCCCCCTCTTCCTCTGGGGCTCTCGGGGAGCCATGAACCCTGGCTTCAAGTCCCTGATCTGGGaggccctgctgctgctcccagggaTGGCCCTCACTGCAGTGGTGTTTGTGGCCTCGGACAGCTGGTACTTCTCCAGCCTCTCTGGATCCAGCACCCTAGTGCTTACGCCTGTTAACTTCTTGCACTACAACCTGGATCCCCACAATCTGGCAAAGCATGGCACACACGCGCGGCTCACTCACCTGGCAGTCAACGGTTTCCTGCTCTTTGGGGTACTGCATGCGCAGGCCCTGTGGTCTGCATGGCAACAGCTACAAGTCTGCCTCCAGGCCTTTGCCCAGGTGGGCCTCCGAAGGAGGCTAGGTGCACATGGCTCGCTGTCCAGCCCCAGGTCTAGCCTCCTCCTCCTGTACTTCACACCCCTGGCCCTGTTGTCTGCCTTTAGCCATCAGGAGGCTAGGTTCTTGATCCCCCTCCTGGTCCCTGTGGTCCTGCTCTGCAGTCCACGGACACAGCCTGTGCCCTGGAAGGGGGCTCTGGTCCTTTTCAATGTCCTAGGTGCCCTCTTCTTTGGCTGCCTGCATCAGGGGGGCCTGGTGCCCAGCCTGCGGTACCTGGAGCAAGTGGTCCACACACCTGTGCTCCCGAGCATGCCCACCCACTACACACTCCTCTTCACCCATACCTACATGCCCCCCCaacacctcctccacctcccaagCCTGGGCTCTCCTGTGAAGGTGGTAGACATGGGTGGGACCGAGGACTGGGTCCTATGCCAAGCCCTCAACAATCTCACTAGACAACCAGCCTGCCAAGGGGCCGGGGGACCGTGGCTCTGCCGCCTCTTTGTGGTGACCCCTGGCACCACGAGGCGTGCCGTGGAGAAGTGCAGCTTCCCCCTCAAGAATGAGACACTCATATTTCCCCACTTGACCCTGGAGGATCCACCAGCCCTGTCATCTCTGCTGAGTGGGGCCTGGAGGGACCACCTCAGTCTCCACATCGTGGAGCTGGGAGAGAAGCCTGACAACACAGCAGAGCAGCCACTGCCCAGGATTCGGCCATAA
- the NCBP2AS2 gene encoding protein NCBP2AS2, whose protein sequence is MVLRRLLAVLLHSPQLVERLAESRPIRRAAQLTAFALLQAQLRGQDAARRLRGLAAGPAGSLGRRAARFRDAFAQELRRGLRDRPGTPPGSQRGPGANP, encoded by the coding sequence ATGGTTCTTCGGCGGCTGCTGGCCGTGTTGCTGCACAGCCCGCAGCTGGTGGAGCGGCTGGCCGAGTCTCGGCCCATCCGGCGTGCGGCGCAGCTTACGGCCTTCGCGCTGCTGCAGGCCCAGCTGCGCGGCCAGGACGCGGCCCGCCGTCTGCGGGGCCTCGCGGCGGGGCCCGCCGGCTCGCTGGGTCGTCGCGCCGCGCGATTCCGAGACGCCTTCGCACAGGAACTACGCCGTGGCCTCCGGGATCGCCCGGGGACACCACCGGGGAGCCAGAGGGGTCCAGGCGCAAACCCTTGA